ACATCTTTGCACAATAAATCACCCTGAAGTACATTCCTGGTGTGAGACCTAATGTTCTGACCGGACACCCTGTAGCCGTTCTATAAATCCGAACCTGAGTTAGAAAAGAGTAGTCAGCAGTTTTTtcatggtccttcgagccggatttgTGGATTGCTACAGACATGTCTCAACCAGAAAGAGAAGCCCCTGCTGTGCGGCCGAGGAGACGAGTTAACCCTCCAGCCTACTTAGAAGACTTTGAGCTCAGTGGACCTGGGTCTCATCAACAGCAATCACGGTCACTTACCTGCCAGGGAGTACTGGAGAATGAACCAAGTGTTACAGGTCATTCTAGATCCACTTCACCAGTGAGCCAAGCATCAGAACATTCTGAGTGGATACTGACTGACCAATGGGACTACACTTCTGAGAAGCTGAGAGAGGAGAATGCAGCATTGCAAAGGCAAGTGAAACAGCTGCCAGAGCTTACAGCCATGTTAGAGAAGATGAAGAGGGAGAACGCAGCCTTGCAACGACAATCCAGCCAACTCCCTGAGATCATTTCAGCATTCCAAGAGATGCGTCAACAGAATGCTGCGTTATGGCATGAGCTTCAAAGCTTGAAATCGAAGCAGAGCTCTCCACCCGAGTCGGTCACTCCACAGATGCCATCACCACGCTCTCACTCTCCAGCAGTTAACTTTCAGACTCCACAGCCATACCGCCCAATACCAGCTCCACGCTCTAGGTTGCCACCATCTGCCACTAAGAGACTGCCACACCCAGCTGTGCCAGAGGAAAGCTCAGAGTTTACTGAAGATCTGAGAAACATGAACATTTCTTCCTCCCCTCGTGAGAGACCCTCCTTTACAGCACATTATAGTGACTCAGCTCAGTTCAGGTATCCCAACACTTCCTCATATTCCCAGCCACCTCAGCTGCCTGAGTCCGTGGTCCCATCACAGGAAAGGAGGAGGTCAGCCCATGCAGAATACAGCTCAGATCATGTCTTACCCTCAAGTACCCAAGAGAAAATCTACAGAGGACCAGCCCCTACCATCCCCTGCCTAACGTCTTCTGATCCTAGGGAGTTTTCAAGACTGAGAATTGCATTAGAGAACATCCTGCCTGAAGATGCCACTGAacgtttcaaatttcaaatcctCACAGACCATCTGAAACTGGAGGAGGCCCTCCTTGTGGCAGACTCTTACAGCAATTCCAGATTTCCCTTCACCAACACTATGAAAGCTCTGGATAAGATGTATGGTCAACCCCACCAATTAGCACTGCAACGAATCGCTGAGCTGATGGATGGAGCTAATATACGCAGTGGAGATGTAAAGGCCTTCAGGATGTTCGGACTGCAGGTGCGTTCGCTTGTCAGTATGTTGCAGCAGCTTGGCCACAAAGGTACTGTAGAGCTGGAATGTGGATCACATGTGTCTCGACTCCTGAGTAAACTGCCACATGACCTCAGATCAAGTTTCAAGCGGTACACCCACCCTTTGCAAGTCTCTATTCCTACTTTGCTGGACTTCGCTGATTGGTTGGAATATGAGCTTCAAGTACAGGAAGACAATAGCCAGTATGCTTGTTATACAAGGCAGGAATCTTCAGTGCGTGGCCGAGAGGTGAGAAGAGAGTCTAAGCAGCTTCGCAGACCAACTACCATTCTCCTTGGTACCGACAAGTCATATTCATCATCAATGTCGTCAGCCACGTCTAAACCAGCTTCAGTCAGAGAAGAGAAGGTGAGAGCTTATTGTCCATACTGTGATAATAATAAACACTATCTGAATGGCTGTGACAACTTCAAGCTTCTTAGCAAAGACCTGAAAATAGACTGGATAAAGACAAAGAACCGATGCTGGCGTTGTGGTCGTGGACATCAAGCAGCTAACTGCACACTAAAGACTTTCTGCCCAACCTGCAACAAGAAGCACCTTATGGTACTACATGATGTCAATGACCAGGTCAAGCCATCTCAGCCAAGTGCAGCTCCTTCCAGTGCAGTTTTATATGTTGACCGACCAACCTCCGGAAGTAAAGTACTGCTCAAAGTGACTAAGGTTCTGATCAAGAATGGCAACGTGGCAATGGAAGCTTACGCCATATTAGATGATGGATCAGAGCGGACCATCATTCTGCATGATGCAGTGCAGAAATTAAGACTCGTGGGGGAGCCAGAGGACCTTGTACTTCGTACAGTAAGACAGGATACCCAGGTCATTCACGGGGCGGCAGTGACTTTTACTGTGTCCCAAACTGTTAACCCCAGGAAAGCTTACAAGATCCGTAATGCCTTCACAGCCAAAGCACTCGGTCTGGCAGAACATACACACCCAGTTAGTGTCCTGCAACAGAAATTTAAGCATCTTGCAGGGTTACCTCTACAACAGCTGGACAAGGTACATCCTGTTCTTCTCATTGGCTCTGATTGCCCTCACCTCCTCACACCCATAGAACCAGTCCGACTGGGGCCCCCTGGTGGGCCAGCAGCAGTAAGAACACGTCTGGGATGGACACTGCAGGGTCCAACTGAAGAATTGAGCAGTCATCTTTCCCCTGACCAATGCTTCTTCACCTCGCTGCAGCCTGTCAATGATCTTTATGCAAATGTGGAGAGACTGTGGCAAATGGATGTTCTACCCTACCAGAGTGAAAAGGTGATTACCAGATCACGCCAAGACAAAGAGTCCATTCAGCTTCTGCAAGAAAACACAGTGAGAGTGGATGTTAATGGTATCCAGCGATACGCTACTCCTCTGCTCCGTGTCAAGAACATGCCTCGCCTCTGTGCTCCAAAGGAAGCAGTCCTGCCACAGTTGAGAGGAATCGAGAAACGGCTGGAAAGGGACCCTGTTCTAACTGCAGCATACCAAGAGGAGCTGGCCAGGTTAGTGCAAGCTGGTTACGTTGTCAAACTTAGTCAGGAGCAAGTGGACAAAACAAAGGAAGCCTGGTACATCCCGCACCACATGGTGCAGCATAATGGGAAGAACAGGGTGGTTTTTAACTGTTCATTCTCATATCAAGGACACAACCTGAACGAGCTACTGTTACCTGGACCAACACTTGGTCCATCTCTCCTGGCAGTCCTTCTGCGTTTCCGGGAGCACTCTGTTGCCATCAGTAGTGACATCCGCGGCATGTTCCATCAGGTACGCCTCTTGCCACAAGATAAACCTCTGCTGAGATACATCTGGAGAGACCTGCAAAGAGACAGAACCCCAGATGTCTATGAATGGCAGGTACTGCCTTTCGGGACCACTTGCAGTCCGTGTTGTGCATCGTTTGCTTTACAGAAGCATGTTCTAGATCACAGCCAGCCTGGAGAGGACACACAAGTTTCAGTGGAGAAGTCATTCTATGTGGACAATTGCCTCCAGAGCTTCGCTTCCCGTGACACGGCCAAGAATCTGGTAGACAAACTCTGTAACCTTCTAGCATCTGGTGGCTTTGAGTTACGACAGTGGGCAAGCAATGACCCTTCAGTTATCAGCCATCTGCCAGCTGACATTCAGTCACCGAGTAGCATACTCTGGCTCTGCGAAGGCCACCAAGGAGCTCAGGAATCAACACTTGGCCTGCACTGGAATTGCCAATCAGATACCCTCTCTTACAAACGACGCAAACCAGACAATAAAGTGCCCACAATGCGAAGCATCTACCAGATCCTTGCCAGCCAGTATGATCCCCTTGGCTATATTGTACCCTTCACCACTCGAGCCAAGGTGATAGTGCAGAGGTTGTGGGACAAACAAAGGGAGTGGGATGACCCCAGGCTGCCAGAGGACCTATTAGACTCTTGGAAACACTGGGAGAGTGAATTGGAAGATCTGCAGAATATCAGTTTGCCCAGATGTTACTGCAGCAAGGAACTAGACTGCTCTAGTAGCATTAGGCAACTTCACATATTTTGTGATGCCTCAGAGAAGGCGTATGGATCTGTGGCATACTTAAGAACAGAGAACCCTCAAGGTGAAGTGGAGGTGGCCTTTGTAACAGCTAGGTCTCGTGTTGCTCCCAAGAAACAGCAGAGCATCCCTCGTCTTGAGCTGTGTGCAGCACTCACAGGTGCACAGCTTGCTAAAGTCCTGAAGGCAGAGCTAACGTTACCACTCAGTAGTGTCACACTGTGGTCTGATTCCACCACAGTGCTAATTTGGCTTTTGTCAGATTCCTGTCGCTTTAAGGTGTTTGTGGGGACCAGAGTGGCAGAAGTACAGGACTTGACTGAATCTGACACCTGGCGTTACGTACAGTCATCCGACAACCCAGCAGATGCAATTACAAGAGGAAAGTCTCCCTCTGATCTCAACAAAGACAGCAGATGGAACCAAGGCCCAGCATTCCTCAGACAAAGACCAGACAGCTGGCCAGAAATGCCACCATTAGCTCACATAAGTGAAGACGGTGAGCTGAAAAGGTCAACTTTCTGTGGACTGTTAACCTCTGATCTGTCACTGCCAGATCCTCATAAATTTTGCACATTCACAGACTACTTAAAAGCTCTTATACAGCCATCATCAGAAAGCTCTCCCTTCATTGCAACTGCAGAAAACTACATAGAAGCTGAGCTCACAGCCCTCCGACAGATCCAGGCAGAATCATTCCCAGATGAGATATTGCACTTGAAATCTGGTAAACCTCTACCAAGCAATAGTCGACTGCTTTGCCTAGCCCCAGAACTAGATATCAGAACCAATCTCATTCGTGTTGGCGGTCGCCTACGACAAATCAGTCAACTAGACGAGGATACCATTCACCCCATTGTCCTTGATCCACATCACCCGCTCACCAAACTAATTATCAAAGACTATGATGACTGTTTACATCACCCTGGACCAGAGAGGGTGTTTGCGGAGCTCAGGAGAAAATACTGGGTATTAAGAGGACGAGCAGCAGTTAAACACCACCAACGCCAATGCGCTGAATGCCAAAAATGGCGGGCTAAACCGCATCCCCCCAGGATGGCAGACCTCCCACCTGCCAGGTTAAGAATTCACCAGCCAGTTTTCTATTCAACAGGTATAGATTGCTTTGGTCCCTTTCTCATAAAATTTGGACGCCGAAATGAGAAGCGTTGGGGGATCATCTTCAAGTGTATGACCACCCGTGCAGTGCATACTGATCTCCTCACAAGTATGGACAGTGACTCATTCCTGATGGCCCTTCGTCGCTTCATTGCTCGACGAGGGAAACCCTTGGAAATCCTGTCAGATCAGGGAACGAATTTCAAAGGTGGTGAAAGGGAACTTCGGGATGCCTACACTGCTCTTCAACCTGAGCTCCAAGCTCAACTGGCAAGCCAGCAAATTAGGTTTACATTCAATCCACCTAATGCCCCACATTTTGGTGGATGCTGGGAACGGGAAATTCGATCCTTGAAAACAGCCCTACAAGTGACACTCGGAGCACAGACAGTCACTGAAGAAGTATTGCGGACTGTTCTCATTGAAATTGAGGGGATCCTCAATGCCAAACCTCTTGGTTACATATCTTCAGACATTGCTGACCCTGACCCAGTTACACCCAACATTCTGCTGATGGGGCGGCGGGACGCCTCACTTCCCCAAGTGACATACCAGGATTCTGAGCTTCTGAGTCGACGGAGATGGAGGCATAGTCAACTGTTAGCTGATCACTTTTGGAGGCAATTCATCCATAACTACCTACCCAGCCTTCAAACCAGACAGAAATGGATGTCAGAAACAGACAACCTACAGATAGGTGAAACTGTTATGATTGTGGATCCACAGCTACCTCGTGCACTTTGGCCTGTTGGAAGGATTCTTCAAGTTTTCCCTGGGAAGGATAACAGAGTCAGATCAGCTGAGATCAAAGTGAAAGACCGAACTTACCTAAGGCCAGTGACCAAGATCATCTGTCTACCTCCTTTGGCTGAATGACATTGCAATACTTAGTAAGGCCCTTGTTGTTCAAATTCACCTTGTGAATTTGGGGGCGGCTGTAAAAAAGGCCACCCCTTGAAAGTGAACTCTTCCGAACCCGCCCGCCTGTGTTCGTGATTTGGACTGTTCCTAATCTTTCCGCGGAGTGAGAACCAAGACATTATAGAGGCTGGATGTGTTGATATGTTTATAGTTAATATTTCATAGTTAAATTAGTTAGAAGTGGCCCGTTTAAGGATTGTGTGGATATATGTGTGCGTGCAACTAAtcgtaagtacatttacataattaaatgtaTGATAAGTTCACAAGCGAGATTAATGACCGCTACCGCGGCATTCCgcctaaatgtttacatttgtttattatatttgcacattttcttgttgacaaaatgttatatttcgcctgtgtttttgtttgatagaatatttaatgttattgCATATTAGGCTATAATGCATAGACTTAAGACGCATCTCAGGGAACATGTTCGGGCTTGTTCACCGGACGAGCTAGGCACGTGAGCTAGACGCACAGTGCAGTAGTGCGATCATTTAATAGAACTTTGagttgtgtttgtatatatatatatattatatttagataaTTTACAATGCTGTTACTTATGAGTATTTAAGTACTGCTGTAAAGAtctgttaatgtgtatttattcatttattcatatttgtatactgttttatatttacagaaCCACACACATCTTTGCACAATAAATCACCCTGAAGTACATTCCTGGTGTGAGACCTAATGTTCTGACCGGACACCCTGTAGCCGTTCTATAAATCCGAACCTGAGTTAGAAAAGAGTAGTCAGCagttttttcaaatataaaaaactacATAAGTTAAAATGACTTTTGATAGATTTTTCTTCATTCTAATTCCTTTACAAATGTCTCATATTTCATTCACTGACTGATTTCACATTGGTAAACTAGCGTACCAAGCAAATGTTCAGTGGAAATGATGGATAGTTGTATAAATcttccacaaaataaatattaacattgatACTCGTTATCACTGCAACTTtggcatatatttttttaagattattttttatattacagtCTGCATCTGGGACATGGATAATACAATAACatctatgcaaaaaaaatatatttgaaaagatacaaaataatatgaataaatgttagaacataataaaaaacaaacataagaaGGTCCTGTTGTTTTATTCACACATTTGTAAAGTTAAAATGTGAACATCAATTCAGATGACTCAATACCACACAGGCCATATAGGAACACATATTGACAGGTGGAGAAAGCTGTTTCTCCCACCCCTTCTTCTCAGACTCTAAGCTCACGTGGGTTGCCAAATATATAGGGAATGCAACACAATTAGTTTATGACTTTATTTATGTGCAGATCAGTTTGGATCTGCATTCTCTGACCCAGTGCATTTGCTGGCTTCCATGGCTGCATTACGCTGATTCCCACCATTTTTGCATGGtccctaaaaatacaaaaattacctGCACGGTGGAAGCAGTCTACACTGATTCCATTGCCAAAAAAGCAGAATGCACAGTTATTAGATGATTTTAGACCGGTGGCGCTTACTTCCTTAGTgatgaaatgtttagaaaaattaGTTAAGAGGGAAATTATGCATAAGACTGAGAGTTCTTTAGACCCTCTTCAATTTGCATACAGAAAGAATCGAGGTGTAGAGGATGCTGTTGGAACTCTCTTTTTTCAGCATTTAGAGAAGCCGAAAACTTttgttaaattactttttatCGATTTTTCTTCTGCCTTCAATACCATTCAGCCACATATTTTAATTGACAAACTCATTGAAGAATTTGGGTTGGATTTTTATTTGGTAGGCTGGATTTTAGATTTCCTTGTGCAGAGAACACAGAGAGTCAAAGTAAACGACTGTTATTCTGAATGGTTGGTGTCATCGACTGGGTCACCTCAAGGGTGCGTCCTCTCtcccttattatttattttatacactaATGCGTGTAAGAGTAGTTTTGAAAATAGGCACATCTTAAAATTTGCTGATGACTCTTTAAGCCTATTGGTCCTGTGGTTGAGGATTTTACTGTTTGGTgtcagaatgtttttttaaaacttaatgTTCTGAAAACTAAAGAGATGACTATTGATTATAGATTGAGGGGGAAATCAATTGATGATAAGCAAATAAGTA
This window of the Carassius gibelio isolate Cgi1373 ecotype wild population from Czech Republic chromosome B13, carGib1.2-hapl.c, whole genome shotgun sequence genome carries:
- the LOC127970488 gene encoding uncharacterized protein LOC127970488, with translation MSQPEREAPAVRPRRRVNPPAYLEDFELSGPGSHQQQSRSLTCQGVLENEPSVTGHSRSTSPVSQASEHSEWILTDQWDYTSEKLREENAALQRQVKQLPELTAMLEKMKRENAALQRQSSQLPEIISAFQEMRQQNAALWHELQSLKSKQSSPPESVTPQMPSPRSHSPAVNFQTPQPYRPIPAPRSRLPPSATKRLPHPAVPEESSEFTEDLRNMNISSSPRERPSFTAHYSDSAQFRYPNTSSYSQPPQLPESVVPSQERRRSAHAEYSSDHVLPSSTQEKIYRGPAPTIPCLTSSDPREFSRLRIALENILPEDATERFKFQILTDHLKLEEALLVADSYSNSRFPFTNTMKALDKMYGQPHQLALQRIAELMDGANIRSGDVKAFRMFGLQVRSLVSMLQQLGHKGTVELECGSHVSRLLSKLPHDLRSSFKRYTHPLQVSIPTLLDFADWLEYELQVQEDNSQYACYTRQESSVRGREVRRESKQLRRPTTILLGTDKSYSSSMSSATSKPASVREEKVRAYCPYCDNNKHYLNGCDNFKLLSKDLKIDWIKTKNRCWRCGRGHQAANCTLKTFCPTCNKKHLMVLHDVNDQVKPSQPSAAPSSAVLYVDRPTSGSKVLLKVTKVLIKNGNVAMEAYAILDDGSERTIILHDAVQKLRLVGEPEDLVLRTVRQDTQVIHGAAVTFTVSQTVNPRKAYKIRNAFTAKALGLAEHTHPVSVLQQKFKHLAGLPLQQLDKVHPVLLIGSDCPHLLTPIEPVRLGPPGGPAAVRTRLGWTLQGPTEELSSHLSPDQCFFTSLQPVNDLYANVERLWQMDVLPYQSEKVITRSRQDKESIQLLQENTVRVDVNGIQRYATPLLRVKNMPRLCAPKEAVLPQLRGIEKRLERDPVLTAAYQEELARLVQAGYVVKLSQEQVDKTKEAWYIPHHMVQHNGKNRVVFNCSFSYQGHNLNELLLPGPTLGPSLLAVLLRFREHSVAISSDIRGMFHQVRLLPQDKPLLRYIWRDLQRDRTPDVYEWQVLPFGTTCSPCCASFALQKHVLDHSQPGEDTQVSVEKSFYVDNCLQSFASRDTAKNLVDKLCNLLASGGFELRQWASNDPSVISHLPADIQSPSSILWLCEGHQGAQESTLGLHWNCQSDTLSYKRRKPDNKVPTMRSIYQILASQYDPLGYIVPFTTRAKVIVQRLWDKQREWDDPRLPEDLLDSWKHWESELEDLQNISLPRCYCSKELDCSSSIRQLHIFCDASEKAYGSVAYLRTENPQGEVEVAFVTARSRVAPKKQQSIPRLELCAALTGAQLAKVLKAELTLPLSSVTLWSDSTTVLIWLLSDSCRFKVFVGTRVAEVQDLTESDTWRYVQSSDNPADAITRGKSPSDLNKDSRWNQGPAFLRQRPDSWPEMPPLAHISEDGELKRSTFCGLLTSDLSLPDPHKFCTFTDYLKALIQPSSESSPFIATAENYIEAELTALRQIQAESFPDEILHLKSGKPLPSNSRLLCLAPELDIRTNLIRVGGRLRQISQLDEDTIHPIVLDPHHPLTKLIIKDYDDCLHHPGPERVFAELRRKYWVLRGRAAVKHHQRQCAECQKWRAKPHPPRMADLPPARLRIHQPVFYSTGIDCFGPFLIKFGRRNEKRWGIIFKCMTTRAVHTDLLTSMDSDSFLMALRRFIARRGKPLEILSDQGTNFKGGERELRDAYTALQPELQAQLASQQIRFTFNPPNAPHFGGCWEREIRSLKTALQVTLGAQTVTEEVLRTVLIEIEGILNAKPLGYISSDIADPDPVTPNILLMGRRDASLPQVTYQDSELLSRRRWRHSQLLADHFWRQFIHNYLPSLQTRQKWMSETDNLQIGETVMIVDPQLPRALWPVGRILQVFPGKDNRVRSAEIKVKDRTYLRPVTKIICLPPLAE